The sequence below is a genomic window from Lolium perenne isolate Kyuss_39 chromosome 4, Kyuss_2.0, whole genome shotgun sequence.
gcgacaaaaggggtggccacgtcgctcctaccccttttgtcgcgggtcgtaatacggcccgcgacaaaaggccgcgacaaaagcctccgcgcgctccacatggtttcggggcgacgtggccaggccatttgtcgcgggtgcaggcgcgcccgcgacaaaaggctcccacggaagccctgttttccactagtgaaagaAGTACTGTTGGTTGTAGTTTTATCCACGTCGATGAAATTGTCCTCATCTGAGTTCCACGAGTACTCAGTaccatcttctacttcattgcctCGCTCTTCTACGCCATTGTTTATACCATCGCCATTTGTGTCTTGTCCTTGAACTTCTGCAtcatcaacaccatcatttgTGCCATCCTTTTGTGTGAACAGGCCCATGGATTTTCTGCTTTTGACCATCTGCCATTCCATTCTTGATTGTGCTGTGTGTGAGTGCCTCTGCATACTGTGAATGTGTGGTTCAAGATTAGTATCATGCAGCAGCGTCCATCCTTGTTGGCCATCACTTAATCCTGTTAGTGCCCATACCTTGAGTTGGAACAAGTTTAACTCTGCATAATGAACACCTTTCTCGTAGCTCGATAGAAGGGATCTTCGAGGCAGAAGATATGTTTCTCCTGCGCTGTTGTAGACCACTCCCGGGAGCGGGACCAAATCATATGTACCCTCCAAGCAGTGTAGGATCATGAGGACGCCATTATGCCTAGGGACGTAGAGTGATCCACGCCAGTACTCAGCCGATCGACTGCTCATATCGAGCGCCCAGGTCTTCACGGTGTAAAGGTGCCTAGCCGCGCAGCTTCCAGGGACAAACGGTCGCAGCTTCCATCGTCTAGTTTGTGACGAGTACACCCACGAATACACAACAATTTCCTCCGGCTTCTCAGAGCCCGGTGTCTTCGAGTAGATCTGGTAATCTCGGTACACCTTGTACACCTTGTAGTGCAGCGACACGGCTGGGTCGAAAGCGAGGAATGTGCCCTCCTCTGCGACGCCGCGAATGCTTGGTGAACGTGGCAGCGCATCGCACCGTACGGTCGCGGGGTTGCACACGTAGGTATTGCTCTCTTTTCTACAACTGACCATGTTGttctggagaaggaggaggcCGTTGCAGTGGTCTTCAACACGGGCCCAGCCATGGCAAAAGAGAGGACGCCGGAAGGCGCCGGCCCTCGTGCCGGACGCCGGCGCGGCGAGGAAGTGTGACTTGTCTCGGCCGGCATGATTGGTGAAAACGCCGGGGAAGGAGGGCGATGAGAAGAAGAGGGGGAGGAGACCGTGGTCGTCGACGATCGCGCGCCACATGCGGCAGATGATCCGGGACTGGGCGATGGTGGAGCACGGTAACCGGCGAAGGATGTCGAGGAGCACGTCGTAGGGAAAGCACAGGCCGTCGGTGTCGCTGACGGCGTCCATCAGGATGCAGCTCGCTTTCTTCGTTCCCGGCCGCACCCACGCACGCCGATCAGATCTGAGGAGACCGACTTCACGGTTCACGCAGGAGAAACTTTTGATTTGTATTCCAAGTCTGTCGATGTGGCTAGATCTCTGATTGGACTCAGATTCGGGGAAAACAAACTCATGTCGGTTACTGAGACTTGCTAACGATTTTATGCTTAGTTGAACAATTTTGAGGTCCATGCAAAAGGCACAAGCCCATGTGTCCAAATATGACCCTATGAAAAAAAAAGGTCAAGAGGATTAGCTTTGGGGACACATCAGTAACAAAGAAAATAGGATGCatcaaagattttatttttttgggTGTGTGGTGTGTGATATCACCAACAATTTGTGTATGAATCATATCTATTCGCACCTTCATGTTGAGAAGGATatcggccttaactggttgtaccTGACAATGTTCTTGTTGAATGCATTGTTTTAAGAGCGGAGATTATCTTCAGGGAGAAACCataagatctttgatcgagcGACGATGGCgttggtgcactgtttccttcttggatgcgttGCTTTTGAAGAGTAtgaatttcaggtgttgtcttggtggtggatgtattactgTTGCTATGGCTGTGATACTGTAGCagaacttttatttcttagttttctttttctcttttttagttgtgtgcatccgtcattgttgcagaggctgggtgtaacggtatcttctgatattattatattccctttatcgaaaaatgttGAGAAGGATATAGATAATGCCCCTTTGTGAATTTATTCGCATGCGACGATGTTGGAGAAATAATTAGATGATGCGGCACTTCATCTTAGCTTGTCAGCATCACAAATGTTAAACAAAATATTTCGTtttttgggattcgtagcatagaaaacaaaaaaatttctaccgcaaaaacgaataacaagccaagatccaatctagaagatggtagcaacgagaagatcatgagactaaccctcgaagatttctaaagcctacgagattagatcgcgttgttgttgtagtcgatcacttgcggctttcaaaaacgcgtagaagatcttgacggtgccacagtcgggcagcacctccgtactcggtaacacgttcggtgttgatgacgacgtccttctccccgttccagcgggcagaggatgtagtagatcctccttgaaatcccgacagcacgacggcgtgttgTCGgtagtggtggagatctccggcagggcttcgcctaagcgctacgggagagaggtggaggagggagtggtgctagggtttgggagagagggaggggtgcggccaagggcagccttgatgtggccggccagcccccctctcctcctctttatataggtggaacacccaagggttttcccaaagatcagaataagaccccaattcaaaaactgccatatggacgaaacctagagggacagggactctccctttcccccctttctttggccggccaaggaggtggactccaccatggactccaccctcccacttggttggctggttagggttggtggagtccaaccgggactccaccttccatggtgatttcttccagaaggttctagaacattctagcgccttccataaatgcaccggatcatttccaaacttggaaagtgacttcctatatatgaatcttattatccggaccattccggacctcctcgtgatgtcctggatcccatccgagactccgaacaaatattcgaacttcattccatattccatatctacttaaaacgacatcaaaccttaagtgtgtcaccctacggttcgtgaactatgtagacatggtcgagactcctctctgaccaataaccaatagcgagatctggagatccataatggatcccacatattcaacgataacttagtgatcgatttaaccatttacatacgataccgattccctttgtcacgcgatattttacttgtccgaggtttgatcatcgatatctccataccttgttcaacctcgtctccgacaagtactctttactcgtaccgtggcatatcatctcttgtgaatcagtcacatgcttgcaagctaatcagacgatattccaccgagagggcccagactatatctatccgtcatcgggatggacaaatcccactcttgatccatatgcctcaactcatactttctgaatacttaatctcatctttataaccactcatttacgcagtggcgtttgatgtaatcaaagtacccttccggtataagtaattaacatgatctcatggtcgaaggactaggtaactatgtatcggaagctaatagcaacttgaacttaatgacgtgatcttatgctacgcttaattgggtgtatgtccattatatcattcatccaatgacataatattgttattaataacatccaatgttcatgatcacgaaaccataatcatctattaatcaacaagctagttatacaagaggcttactacggactccttgttgtttacataaaacacacatgtatcaatgtttcggttaatacaattataggatggtatgcaaacattatcataaactcaaagatatattataataaccattttattattgcctcttgggcatatctccaacatctttCATGATCAACTAATTCCAAAATGCCGCAAGATGAAGCTTGACAAGATCAGGAGTCGCGCAATATTCCAGCTATTAATTTTGATCCTAGCATCTAAGATGATTTGACAAATTCCATGAAACGATATGAACAATGAGCCCTGCTCCAGAATCTAAGGACGTGAGAACCAACtcaaggttgggtggttaggagggtagtTGTATCTCCAGCCCAACAAAGTTTAAACCACAGGTTTaagatctgtgtgtctcatagatGCGGAATATTCTTTTAGTGGGAGACGACGTTCCCGTCAACAGCAGCGAGACGCCTAtgatgacttcgtcaatttcaagatccaatccaccatctcagtcttccggagatgctcataggggtagggtgtgcatgTGCATTCATATGAGTGAGTGTATGCACGTGTATGTGAgattctgcgtttgtactgtgtttttcaaaaaaaatctaAGGACGCTAGGAGGGTAGGGTATTTTCTCTGCCGAGAGCGCGTCGACGTAACAAGGACGGTAAGGGAATGCTCCAGCCTCAATGCCACAAGCGTGTTGATCCATCTCGTAGAAAATCCCATAGCATAGATATTGCATTTTCGAGGTGACGAGGGTGGTACGCCACCGCATTGCCACCAATATCGAGGAGGAGCGCATCCTTATACGGATACAATCCAATGATACCGCAGTACCTCTGCTCTATGCAGATCGACGACCCCTTCACCCCCTTGGATGAAGTTGTCCTCTTCCGAGTTCCACGAGTGCTCAAAATCACCATCACCGCCACAACcactacctcctcctcctcttccatcTCTTTGTTTGCTTTCATCAATATAGTCAATGTCTGATTATTGTATGTCTTCTCGGTAACTTTCatcattgtggttgtcatcatcaTCAATGTTCGGTTCTTGTATGTGTTCCTTGTAAAAAACTTTTGGGTCATCTAGGCCGTCCTTATTGTCACCGAGGATTTCCTCGTTACTTGGTCTGAACAAGCTAATGGGTCCATTGTAGCTTTTGAACATCTCCCAGTATTTTCTTGGTTATCTCACAAGTCGGTTGGCCCTCACATAATTATGTCAATGCCCATACTTGGAGCTGAAGGTTGTTAAGTGTGGTGTACTGAACTTCTCTCTCGTAGCTTGCTAAGAGGGACCTCCGGGCCATGTCGTATGTGCGTCTTGCGTTCTTGTATACTTCCCTTGGGAGTTGGACAACATATACTGTAGGTCCGGTTCGAACAGTGCAGGATCATTAGCATGTCATTCTCACAGCCCATGTAAAGTGAACCTCGTCAATACTCAGCAGCTGGCCATGGTCACCACATTTTGGAGATGATCAGGGCCGAAGCGTCCCGGTACGAACTCTCGTCTCTCACACTCTCCCGTTTGAGACGAGAACACTATAGAATCCACCACTTTCTCCTTTGACGGCTCGGACCAAGGCGAGAGTTTTGGGTGCATCTTGTGGTTCTTGAACACCTTGTACACCTCGTACTGCAGCGACACGGCTGGCCGGCCGGGTACGAGGATTTGCCCACATTGCTGGTGGACATGATAGGGGAGCATATCATGTTGTTGTTGGGTTACACACGTAGGTATCACAACCATCTTTGTGGCTGTATCCGAGGTTCTTGTCATAGAGAAGGAGAAGCCCACCGCAGTGGTCATGTACACGAGCCCAGCCGTGCCAAAAGAGAGGACGATGGAAGTCATGCTTATTGGCGCCGCTGGAGCATGAGGCCGGCGGGCAAAGGAAGTAGGACTCATCCCGACATCCGAAGTGATTGGTGAAAACACCTAGGAAGGTGCCCTATAAGAAGACGCGCGAGAAGAGATCGTGGGTGTCGACCATTGTGTGCCCGCGCGGCAGCTGCTCCGTAACCTGGCAAGGGCATCGTACGGGAGGCGGCAGAAGACGTCGAGGAGCATGTCAAAGCGGAAGCACGTCCCGTTGCCGCTGCAGTCGACATCCAACGAGGCGTTGTCGCACCAAGGATACATGGCCCCGGAGAAACTTCTTATTTGGAACGGAATTGTGTAGAACACATGAAGGACACTTGGCTCCTAGAAGGATGATGCAATTATGTTTATCTAGCTCGTGGGCTGGTTTGGAACTAATTAGCTTAGGTGTGATTAGTTCTCAGGTTTTTAGTCATGATGTTATTAAATCTCAGTTGTAATTCATGTTGCAGCTTATGACTAACACGAATCACGATACAAAAAAATCAAGTACAACGGAACTTGACTGAGCATGTGAGCTGAAAACTAGCAAATCCCAATTAGGTTACCTCCTAGGCTGTCATGTACGGGTCATTTACTACTGAGCCATTCAATGGGAAACAGAGAGGTTTCAACGAACCAACCATGCCGCCTCTCGCTCGCCGGCTACCGCATGCTCCAGCTCGCATGTCCACCATGTAGAATGTAGAATTCTAATATTTGATATGTACCGAGATACAATGAGAGAAGATATTTGAAATACAAGAAGGTCCTAATCCTATCTTCTAATCTTAGCCTTACATCTATTCTAACATTCTCTCTCAATGGTAGCCGGAGAGAAGCAAACGATTACAACTAGATTTAAAGTCTCGCATTTCTGTCCCCTTCTCCTCCTTAGCATCATCGATGTTCTCTTCTGGTGCCTTCTCTTCCCTCCTGCAGTCCGAGCGGGAGTGTCGTGGTCGCAAATGACGATCCAGACACTATTAACTGGAGTTGTTGAGTTTTCATAGATGTTTTCTTGATATCCATGTCGAGGTAACCGATCATGATGTACCTGTGATCAAGGCAGTCGTGGTCGATAATGTAGTCTTCGTAAGTGGTGTAGCTGCATTTGCCGAAGGCATAAATAATTGCGCGGGTTTCTTCTTCCTTTTTTTCGGACGAAGATATTTTCATGGCCGATGTTTTGCACCTTTAAAGGTACCATCAGGAGCGTCCCATAAGTAAGAGCACCAATTTTGCCAGCACTAGAGAAAGCACACCGGTCTCACAACGGTTTTGCAGAACTATCTACACGGTTGTAGGGACAACACAATTATGATGTCGGTTTGTCGATGCAGACTTGGCAGTCGGACGTGGTCAATGACAGCATCGGGTCGTGTCGTGGGACGCGGTTGATGTCGACATTGTGCCTTGCTATTGTACTATCAAAGGGCATCGTACATGCTCACTGTTACAGAAATAACTGAAAACAATATATGTCTTGTTCTGTGGAGAATTGTCTCATTCTTGTGATAaaaatactacaacatgaaaatCAATGTACATTACTGTTTCAAAAAttggccgattaatcgctacacAGTGCGTCACCGATTAGCTAATTAACTGATTTATCGTGCCCTGCAACTATCAAAGAGCGGCGTACCAgctcttttttttttgcgggtgagCGGCGTACAAGCTCATGTTACAGAAATAACTGGAAACAATATATGTCTCATTCCGTGGAGAATTGTCTCATTCTTGTGAAAAAAAAATACAACAGCATGAAAATCAATGTACATCACTGTTCAAAAAATTGGCCGATTAATCGCTGCATAGTGGGTCACCGATTAGCCAATTAACTGATTTATCAGTCGATTTGCCAATTAACTACTAATCACCGACTGAGTTGACACCACCGGTCGATTTGCCAATTAACCACTAATCACCAACTGAGTTGACACCGATAAACAATTTCCTCAATATTTGTACAGATGGATACCTCTTTTGTGCTTCCATCCTGACATAATTTCTGTAGCATTGTTTTGAATGGTCTCGACTTGACCTGGTAACCATTTTAAGGATTAGTGCTTCATGGTATGTTCGATCTTAAGAGCAATCATGGAAACCAAAACTAGCAACATCAGGCGTAAGAATGGTTTCTGATTGTCAGGCTCAGGTCTCACGTTATGTTCATGTCACAGGTGAATTGTGTGACAAAAACACACGAAGTAGAAAGTAAACATTCCAATAATTTTTGTATGTATGTATTATGTGCCATTGCAGGGTATTTGCTCAGCGACCCAAACTCAGGCTGCACGGTGTAAATATGATGTTACTGGCATGGGCCGCATGGCTTCGTCAGTATAAGAAATAAGCTGGCGAGATATTATTCGGGGTGCCTAACTGGTTACATTCTACACCATATATGTAACGCAGTATATAAGCCAGTTCACAGTCCAGATTACAAACTGGCCTGAATTTGGAATACATTGCTGCCAAAGTTGAAAAGTAGAGCAGAAAATCCACCTAGTGGCACCCACAACCAACAATAAACATCACTTAACAGCCAACTGTTCAGCTATGTATGACATGTGTCACGTATTTAACAAAAGGTAGTAATGTGGTGTGCAATGTTTCCACAAAGACTTGGAACTCTCTATGGCAAATACAGGTTCGGATGAGCAGGCCACAAAAGTGTTGCCCAGATGTATACTTGGTACAAACAGAGAATCGGCAGGAACAAGCTTCAGAAATCAACTCAGCACACACCAAACCTGGAGAAGTCATGATGTAGATGGTATTTTGCATCGCCCACATCATCTGACCGATTGCCACCCCTTTCATACACTTAAGCATCAGTGCAGACAAAACCTTCAGTTGCTTCAAGCTGCTACATTCCATCGTCGCTCTGCATTACAACAGCAAGAAACCATTTTGATATATGAATGCTGTTCGCAGTGTATGTTGAAGTTGCAACTACAGGTTCGCTACAAAAAGAAGCCATGACATGATTTTGCGAGAAGTGTATTGTTTTTTCGCACAGCAGAGCAGTTGGCATGTCTGCAATTGAAGTTTTCATACTACATATACCGGTACAAGCATATCTATAGAATCTTTTCTAGTAACATCACAAATGTATGATGGTACTACTTAAACTGAACAGGGCATCCTCAAATCTATTATGATAAAACTACGATTGGGTGCACAACTGTGTATACATAGTAAGTAGGGCTGCAGGAGTAGTTTGTGATTGCAGACCTACAGTATAGATTTCCTCACTGTCCAGCACCAGCAGATGGCAGTGTGGTTCCAAAATTGCTTAGCCCTGCTATATGTTTCATGACCAAACCTCCTACGGTGTTTTCTCAGTTACACACACGTGAGGAGAAGGTTGCAAAAGATGATATTACCTACGCAACAAGAACatcttgctactgataaactgatCATGCCTAAACGATGCTCGTCATGGTCGAATCAAATGACATTTTCAGCGCAGCTTACGCGAAAGATTTTGATGAGCTGGTGGGTCATGCACATTTTCAGCGCAGCTTACGCGAAAGATTTTGGCTCACCTGCAGATGCAGACGCCGCAAACTCCACTTCCAtcccatcctcctcctcgtcgtcatcatcatcctcatcctcatcgtcgtcgtcttcatcctcctcgtccgaGTCAtcgtcttcatcctcctcgtccgaATCCTGATCTTCCTCCTCCGCCCCGTCCTCCCCTTCATCGTCGGAATCCTCCTCATCACCCTCTTCGTCCTCTGAATCTTCGTCGCCGGAGTCGCCGTCGCTGTCATCCGAgtcttcgtcgtcgtcctcctcatcctcctccccgACCGCTTCTCCAGCAACCCCCTGGCCGGGACCCGGCACGGCACGGCTCGGCTGGGCGCCTCCGCCGGCCTCCGCCGCCGCGGGGGTACGCGGCGCCTCTCCTTCCACCATCTCGGCGTCGGAGGCACCCTCCACCTCTTCCGTGGCCGGCGGCGGCAGCGACGGCGAGGTCGGCATTGGGGGGAGTGGATGGAGA
It includes:
- the LOC127297582 gene encoding uncharacterized protein, translated to MPTSPSLPPPATEEVEGASDAEMVEGEAPRTPAAAEAGGGAQPSRAVPGPGQGVAGEAVGEEDEEDDDEDSDDSDGDSGDEDSEDEEGDEEDSDDEGEDGAEEEDQDSDEEDEDDDSDEEDEDDDDEDEDDDDDEEEDGMEVEFAASASAERRWNVAA